DNA from Mesorhizobium loti R88b:
TCGATCTCTGCCTGCATCTGGTGCGGCGCGACTTCGGCACCAAGGCGGCCAACATGGTGGCGCGACGCCTGGTTGTGCCGCCGCACCGCGACGGCGGTCAGGCGCAGTATGTCGAGAGTTCCGTTCCGGAGCCGCACGAACGCAGCCGGCTGGGTCCCTTGATCGACAGAATGCGTGCCAATATTTCCGCCGAATATCCCGTCGCTGTCCTGGCGGACCTGGCCGGGATGAGCGAGCGGACATTCCTGCGCCGGTTCGCGGCCGCAACCGGCGTCACGCCGGCGCGCTGGCTGCTCTCGGAGCGGCTTTCGCGAGCGCGCACACTGCTGGAAGATACGGCCATGCCGATCGAGCGGATTGCCGAGACCGCCGGATTTGGCGCGGCGGGGACCTTGCGTCATCACTTCCGTCAGCAGTTCTCCACGACGCCCGCTGCGTATCGTGCGCGGTTCGGGACCAATGCCAAGTCCGCCTGACGATTTCGTCCGCTGTCAGGGCAACAGTCCCTCATAGCGGCCACGTGGCCGGATGATGCTGCCGCTCAGGATCTGTTCGACCATATGCGCGGCCCAGCCGACGCTGCGTCCAAGCGCGAACAGGTGGAACGGCGCATCGCGTGGCAACCCCAAGCTGCGCGTCAGCACTGCCAGGGCAAAGTCGATATTCGCTGGAGCGCCGGTCGCGGCAATGGCGGCAGTTTCCAGCGCCCGCAACGTCTCGTCGGTGTTGTCGATGGCCGCCAGAAGCGCCGTGGCCCTGGGATCGCCCTCGGGATAGAGTTGATGGCCGAAGCCAGGCAGTGGCCGGTCATGGCCGAGCCACCGCCGGATCGTGGCATCGGCGCCATGCCGCGCCGCATCCTCCGCCAGCTGCATCACGGCTTCGCCGGCGCCACCGTGTCTAGGGCCGGACAGTGTGGCCAGACCCGCCAGCAGGCAAGCGGCGGGCGAGGCACCGGTGGAGGCGGCGACGCGGGCCGCGAACGTCGATGCGTTGAGCTCGTGATCGGCGAGCAGCACAAGGGCGCGCCGGATCGCTTCGGCACCGGTATCATCGACCGACCAACCCCGAGCCAATCGCCGATGCACGGGATCCGGTCCGGTCTCGGCACCGAGGGCACCGGCCAGCACGCCGATCGCGCGCGCGGCATCAGTGCACAGCGAGGCGGCGCTGCGTCCGAGCGAAGGCCGCGCCTGGCCGGCAAGCAAGGCGAGTTGCGCAAAGGCCGAGGCGCGGCCGACCTGGCGAGGCGCATCTGGCGACGGCGTTTCGAAGCGCACTGGTTCAGCCAAGGCCCAAAGCACAGCGGCGGTCTCTTCCAGCGTGGCATGATCGGACAGCGCAGCGGCGTCCTTGCCCCGATAGATCAGCTGGCCATGCCAGACGGTTGAGACCGAGGTGACGATCGATGGCTCGCCCCAGGCAATCGCGCTTTCGGCTATGGCCGAAGGGCTGCGTCCACGCGCCCGCCTTGTCGCAAGCGCCGCGATGTCGTCGGCGCGATATTCGCTGCGGCGCGGATCGGCCCGGTCCGGGCGCATGCCGATGCGCCCACGGCTGACATAGGCATAGAGCGTCTGCGGCCTCACCCGAAGCCTTTCCAGCGCCTCTTCCCGCGACAACCATTCCGACATTTCTGACTCTGATATTGATTCTATTGATCAAGATTGATGGTAGCGTTGCCCAGCCTTATCTCCGATCTCGAAAAGCTTCAAGGAGACAAGGCTATGGCGAATGGGCTCGATGATGTGGTGGCGGCGGAAACCGTGCTGTCCGACGTGGATGGTCTGGGCGGCCGCCTGACGATCAGGGGTCATTCGCTGCCGGAGCTAGCCGGCCGATGGACCTATCCGCAGGTCGTCCGCTTGCTGCTGGACGGCTTCTTCGAGGATTTGCCTGACGACGGCGAACTGGCGGCGAAACTGGGTGAGGCACGCGTCGAGGTGTTCGATCGGCTCGCGCCTTCCCTGCCCGTGCTGGCGCCGCTCGAAATCTACAGCGCCATGCGCGCCGGCATGGCCTTGCTGCCGGATGGCGAAACGCTGAACGACGCGCTCCGGCTGATTGCGGCGCCGGCGGTGCTGACGCCGGCCTTGCTGCGCCTGCAGCGCGGTGAGCAGCCGATCGCGCCGGACGGCGAGGTCGATCATGCCGCCGACATGCTGCGGATGCTGAAAGGCCCCGTCCCATCGCAAGCGTTGGCAAAAGCGCTCGACACCTATCTGGTGACCGTTTGCGACCATGGCCTCAACGCCTCGACCTTTGCCACCCGCGTCGTCGCCTCGACACTGGCCGGCCTGACTTCCTCGGTACTGGCCGGGCTCGGCGCGCTCAAGGGGCCGCTGCATGGCGGCGCGCCCGGTCCGGTGAT
Protein-coding regions in this window:
- a CDS encoding citrate synthase; the encoded protein is MSEWLSREEALERLRVRPQTLYAYVSRGRIGMRPDRADPRRSEYRADDIAALATRRARGRSPSAIAESAIAWGEPSIVTSVSTVWHGQLIYRGKDAAALSDHATLEETAAVLWALAEPVRFETPSPDAPRQVGRASAFAQLALLAGQARPSLGRSAASLCTDAARAIGVLAGALGAETGPDPVHRRLARGWSVDDTGAEAIRRALVLLADHELNASTFAARVAASTGASPAACLLAGLATLSGPRHGGAGEAVMQLAEDAARHGADATIRRWLGHDRPLPGFGHQLYPEGDPRATALLAAIDNTDETLRALETAAIAATGAPANIDFALAVLTRSLGLPRDAPFHLFALGRSVGWAAHMVEQILSGSIIRPRGRYEGLLP
- a CDS encoding citrate synthase/methylcitrate synthase, which produces MANGLDDVVAAETVLSDVDGLGGRLTIRGHSLPELAGRWTYPQVVRLLLDGFFEDLPDDGELAAKLGEARVEVFDRLAPSLPVLAPLEIYSAMRAGMALLPDGETLNDALRLIAAPAVLTPALLRLQRGEQPIAPDGEVDHAADMLRMLKGPVPSQALAKALDTYLVTVCDHGLNASTFATRVVASTLAGLTSSVLAGLGALKGPLHGGAPGPVIEMLDAIQAHGDAAGWLRDEIAQGRRIMGFGHRIYRVRDPRADVLKAVVRQLGGEGETGRRLAFAEKVEQTALEVLRIAKPQRALQTNVEFYTALVLEAAGFPPQAFSNVFAAGRVAGWIAHAREQQTTGRLIRPQSRYVGPVSDLVA